In Megalobrama amblycephala isolate DHTTF-2021 linkage group LG21, ASM1881202v1, whole genome shotgun sequence, the genomic stretch tccatttgcttctttttctgttgctttctctagtttttaaatatatacctcagggtttgtgtcaaatctatttgtacagtcagccgcaaagctctttcccgtttcctgtttttcgcgacattcacgctgaaaaccaatgctgctgctcagtcttttgccactcagagtgcgtgaccgcagtcctaacggtcgacggtgacgtcacgtgcatcagtgagtgccagacatcacttccgttgtcagagcgcgatcagatatcaccaagcgaatgctgaacgcagttggacatagtggtgttttagaggtaaaaatttatataaatactgttcggtttctcgcacaaaccgaccGTTTCGtctcttaggacatcaatgtgccgtcacgagccgcagggtttaatttggatttgtctgtgcatgtttattgactcttataaagtgtgtgaccattgactcgcattataagactgacagacattaacggttggagttaaaaatcatcatttgtgttctactgaagaaacaaagtcacctacatctttgatgccctgggggtaagcagataaacatcaaattttcatttttgggtgaactatccctttaagataatTAGTTAACATAatttgttacttttttagggagtaacacaatattattCCCTAAAATTATTCCTCTTTATTATTcaacattctgctaaacataaaaatttgctatatagacattacaaaagtaaCATAAATCTTAGCATGATTCATAATGTAACTTTAAGGATCATTGTACTTCTCGTTTTCCACTTCTGTAGAAAAACGGTAATAACAAAGGCTAATACATAAAGTGAAAGTGAGTTTGTGAACTTCCTTTTTAATTGTCTTCATCACCACCCTTGTGAATTACCTGTTTCTGGAGTTTGATTCTTACTTTTCTTACTTGTGTGATCTATTTGTCAATTTTGAATTTATTCTGAGATTGATACATGGTAACTGGTTACATGTAATGCTTATAGCACAGGATTCTTCTACAGACATGTCAGGTTGACATTTCACCCATTTTGAGGTAGGTCTCATTACCTACTTCCCTCTCAGACTCTTTCTGAGTAGCATCAATTGTTCACTTCTAATGTAATGTTTGTTCACAGTGCCTTCAGACAAATTGAAATGGCCCTGTTCATCTTCATAACCATTCAGCTTTTACTGCAGGTTAAATCACAAGGTAAGTGATCTCTCATGCCTTACAATGATATtaacccagctaacaaaaatatgttctatgAATGTTTTGCTTATGTTCTCATATGGTTATGCAATTCCATTttgcatatatttaaaatattatgggaatgttacttttgaatgttctctgaaacaagaagcaaaaaaaaaaaaaaaaaaaaaaagacataaaaaaaaaaacatataaacaatgtataaataatgtgttTGTGCTAAtggttttgagaacattattaaagaccagttAACTTTGACCAAACTTTCTATTTTTGTTActtggaagaacgtttgttcataactttaagagaaccttgccagaacatttAGCAAAAGTTGTGAGAATGTTCCTGTTCATTTCCTCCTTGCGCAATTATAATGACGAATATAGATTTTAGAACTCTAGACCTGACTTTTACAAATGTTGAACAGATTAACATATagatgtaatatttattttatataagcCTTTATGTGTCTTTTCATATTCAAGAGTCAATAGTTTAATAAAAACTATCTTTTTGGTTTTTAAtactaatttaatatattttataaaattgtatactaatttatatatatatatatatatatatatatatatatatatatatatatatatggactaGTATATTAAATTAATGACTAACACAAGCACAGCacatttgtatgtttttaaatgaatgcattttaaattcaaattgaATCTAAAAAGGTCTGAGTTAATaattaattgttatattttattgcaAAGGTGAATTTATGtatcttctcttttttttttcttctttttttttaggtttgcCGCAGGCCAACCTGACAATATTTCCTACATCTGCCACCTATGGAGAAACGGTGCAGATGGTGTGTGGAGGTCATGAGATGCATCGTGTATCTGAATGTATGTTCTACCCTGCAGGACAGGAGAACTTTAAAAAACCAAGTGCATCGTGTTACCTCACTCTTACTAGCGACGAACTGATCCTGTGGTCACAAGATGCAGAGAGTTCACATGTCAACATATCCTGCTACTATACTGTGTATAGCTTAGGAGAAAATGCAACATCTCCTCATTCCGACACAGTCTCAGTAAGGGTCAGAGGTGCGCTGTTTAATCGCAAACTATGTGTAATAGATAGATAATGTGGTTTATTCTTTTCCAAGCTGATGTTTTTGTATCTCATAAGGTTTTGCTGCCATGTCATCTTTGCCGCCGATCACAGAGGACAGCCCAACTACACTGACCCCCAATGGAACCACTGAAGGTGGAATCTTAgaatttttaattgaatttccAGCTTTTCTGATTTAACttgtattaatttatatatgcgTCACATAAGAAAACACTAAGGAGCATTTCAGTTGCTTTACcctagttaaaaaaaaacattacaacatTTTGATTCCTGTGTTGACATATGTCCaattgaaacaggaagttggggTGGggcagatgtttttaaaaacagcTGATAGGCTTTAGTTTACGTCATAGTCATTAACCTTGTATTGCATTGGAGAAACATTTGTATACACCCTTGACAGtaaagaaaaactgtaaaatggaATGTATATATCTCAAAGATAATTATGTGACATtttggaagaacgtttgttcataactttaagagaaccttgccagaacatttAGCAAACGTTGTGAGAATGTTCCCGTTCATTTCCTCCTTGCGCAATTATAATGACGAATATACATTTTAGAACGGTAATTATGTGACATTTTGGGAGTATAGACTAATagctaaaataatttttaaaggcTTTTTAAAGCCAGTATGTGTCTTTCTTATTCCAGCACTTTCTAAACTGATCATTGCGatttcatatataaacattaatttcagCAAATTTATCCACTGCGTCAACAATGGACACAACAACAACATGTGAGTTGCCTTGATTGTACAATCCTCTCAACCAACATAACTCTGTTTCATCTTATTGTTATACTTACATTATAAAAGGTCATTTAAAAACTATTTGTCCATTAATAATGTTTAACTTGTAGTGTAACTCTTGTCCTGTGGTTTCAATAGCTTTGACTGTAACATCCAGTACTGAAATGATAACAGATCCGATAACCAGTAAGTGCTTTTCTGCTCATAATTTTCCTCTATTTATCAAAGATTTTGATTGGTTGGCTTTAAATCTTCTCATCTACATTTGTTTTGTTGCTTACAGATATGACCAGTCTAACTACCCATGACAGCCAGAGTTCAACAGGTCCTGCAAATGGTAAATCTTGAGGTCTTCTCTTCTAATCTTTTACGTAGACAAAACAcatttgattgatttatttacaAATCTTCAGCATCTCTGGAATCGTCTACAGTTACTGAAACTACAGAACATACACCAGGTAA encodes the following:
- the LOC125256957 gene encoding uncharacterized protein LOC125256957, which encodes MALFIFITIQLLLQVKSQGLPQANLTIFPTSATYGETVQMVCGGHEMHRVSECMFYPAGQENFKKPSASCYLTLTSDELILWSQDAESSHVNISCYYTVYSLGENATSPHSDTVSVRVRGFAAMSSLPPITEDSPTTLTPNGTTEANLSTASTMDTTTTSLTVTSSTEMITDPITNMTSLTTHDSQSSTGPANASLESSTVTETTEHTPDPEILKYLNKYLNKKVFFSISVVATGGGIVLTGLFGICLYGCTRRSKDERIWIERKSRKQGVPLTMAGSDSCLGEEDTAFYSTINSVQSTSQPQGNSAESKQSKMAV